A window of the Gossypium hirsutum isolate 1008001.06 chromosome A05, Gossypium_hirsutum_v2.1, whole genome shotgun sequence genome harbors these coding sequences:
- the LOC107961103 gene encoding amino acid transporter AVT1I produces the protein MDSDSNIRTYPDIGELAFGKKGRLTVSIFMYIELYLVATGFLILEGDNLQNLFPNMEFEVGQGLTIAGKQGFIIIVSLIILPTVWLDNLSLLSYVSTSGVLASGITLGSIIWTGAFEGIGFQQKGTLVNWDGMLTAISLYAFCYCAHPVFPTLYTSMKKKHQFSNVLIVCFIFCTITYASMAIFGYLMFGPQIQSQVTLNLPASKMSSKVAIYTTLVNPIAKYALMVTPIVNAIKTRFSCRCNPRFLSILIGTNLLISTVLVALAIPFFGSLMSLVGSLLSITASVILPCLCYLKISGIYRRFNGQLVCMCFIIIVGVCLVIFGTYRSVLDIIGNF, from the exons ATGGATTCGGATTCGAATATCCGAACTTATCCCGACATCGGCGAGCTTGCATTCGGGAAGAAAGGAAGATTGACAGTCTCCATTTTCATGTACATCGAGCTTTACTTAGTTGCTACAGGATTCTTGATTTTAGAAGGAGATAATCTTCAAAATTTGTTCCCAAATATGGAATTTGAAGTTGGTCAAGGACTAACAATTGCTGGGAAACAAGGGTTTATCATAATAGTAAGCCTCATAATATTGCCGACAGTTTGGTTAGATAACTTGAGCCTTCTTTCATATGTGTCAACCAGTGGGGTATTAGCTTCTGGAATCACACTTGGTTCCATTATATGGACTGGTGCGTTTGAAGGGATTGGGTTTCAACAAAAGGGAACATTGGTCAATTGGGATGGAATGTTGACTGCTATCAGCTTATATGCTTTCTGCTATTGTGCACATCCAGTTTTCCCTACACTCTACACTTCTATGAAGAAAAAACATCAGTTCTCCAAT GTACTGATTGTATGCTTTATCTTTTGTACCATCACGTATGCATCAATGGCAATCTTCGGGTACCTAATGTTCGGACCACAAATTCAGTCACAGGTAACATTGAATCTTCCAGCAAGCAAGATGAGTTCAAAAGTGGCCATCTACACGACCCTGGTGAACCCCATAGCCAAATACGCATTGATGGTTACTCCAATCGTTAATGCCATTAAAACCCGGTTTTCATGCCGTTGCAACCCGCGATTCCTCAGCATCCTCATCGGCACCAACTTGTTGATCAGCACCGTTCTTGTGGCACTGGCGATTCCGTTCTTTGGTTCACTGATGTCCCTGGTGGGATCACTTTTAAGTATCACTGCTTCTGTAATACTTCCATGCTTATGCTACTTGAAGATTTCAGGTATTTATCGAAGATTCAATGGCCAATTGGTTTGTATGTGCTTTATAATTATAGTGGGAGTTTGTCTGGTAATTTTTGGCACTTACAGATCTGTTTTAGATATCATAGGCAATTTCTAA
- the LOC121229600 gene encoding uncharacterized protein, protein MMTILVQTGLKKVVTGKKLENLNQTKWEELDEKALFAIQLCLANTVLQEVLMEKISSALWKRHKLLFEDLKGHLLGGDKLDNEFGLDNKAGKQIFVLIASKKRDKMCRYYKKLGHVNTDCYKLRNKRAAESNEEDVTCANLANESGDDFFLVSTSDNSKLTSEWILDSGCSFHMCPNREWFSTYSSDEGRVCTHRKRFI, encoded by the exons atgatgacaattctagttcaaaccggtttgaaaaaggttgttaccgggaaaaagcttgagaatctaaatcaaacaaaatgggaagagcttgatgaaaaggccttatTTGCAATCCAGTTATGCCttgcgaatacggtattgcaggaggtattgatggagaaaatctcatccgccttgtggaaaag ACACAAACTCTTGTTTGAAGAtttgaagggtcatttgttgggtggagacaaactcgacaatgagtttggtttggataacAAGGCAGGTAAGCAAATTTTCGTTttgatagcatcaaagaaacgagacaaaatgtgtcgctattataaaaagttaggtcacgtcaacacagattgttataaactacgaaataaaagagctgctgagagtaatgaGGAAGATGTAACTTgtgctaatttggccaatgaaagtggtgatgatttcttcttagtgtcaacaagtgataactccaagctcacgtccgagtggatcctagattcgggatgttctttccacatgtgtcctaatagagaatggttctccacatacagttcggatGAAGGTAGAGTTTGTACGCATAGGAAACGATTCAtttag